From the Manduca sexta isolate Smith_Timp_Sample1 unplaced genomic scaffold, JHU_Msex_v1.0 HiC_scaffold_2715, whole genome shotgun sequence genome, the window GTCGGGAGGATTAGACGTGCTCGCTCTAAGCGAAGAGGATGTCACCAAGATGCTTGCAGCCACCACCCACCTCGGGTCGGAGAACGTTCACTTCCAGGTAACGACAACAATCGGATCGTAAACATAACCTCTAATAGCATGATGATAAGAGAATCCGTTCCATTTTACACTGAAGACAGTGAGGATCCATTCTCCCAACTGATGATTTCTCTTACCATTCCATTTTGGATCTAAATATTCTTGGAATAATGAAGGTATTTGCTTAGATGGAGACGTACGTGTACAAACGCCGAGCGGACGGCACACACGTGATTAACCTTCGTCGTACCTGGGAGAAGCTGGTGTTGGCCGCCCGCGCCGTCGTGGCCATCGAGAACCCCGCGGACGTGTTCGTGATCTCGTCGCGTCCGTTCGGCCAGCGCGCGGTGCTCAAGTTCGCAGCGCACACCGGCGCCACACCTATTGCCGGACGTTTCACTCCTGGTGCATTCACTAACCAGGTAAATAGTTACtgaattctttaatttttataatgctaTGGTTATTATAAGGTTTAAATCATTATTCGATATTGTTTCAGTGAAAtcaccataattttttttcttgcatTACGtatttttaaggcgatacctcaaggtccatttttatacattttgtttcacctttaatctgggtaactaaacaagtattggcaagtaaagaatttaaattcacgtctagttagtgattagttctcaaaagttgaagaaaatgtaaaataattatcatggatatttctgcctttaaaatgtcgtcatattaaattttaaaggccgaaatatccatgattattaattatttatacgttTTCTTGGGCTTGGACATTAATAGTAATGTGATTTGTAACTATTTGAATACTCTTGGAGTACATAATGTATGCATTTAGAATGAGTATAAGTTCTGTTTTATATTTCGAACCATGTAATATTCGAACAGctgaaataaatgatataatatatttcttaagaGAAGGACATTCTTTTGTGTTCTTCAGGCAATCTAAGTTTTAATTTAGTCCACTTACTTTTCATTCCCTAGAGAATGAATTAGGCAAATAAATGACTATATACTCAATGATGACAAACAAACTAAGGAACCACTGAATTTTTAATGATTACACATTTGTCTGAGTCTCTGCTTTAACAACAATATACCCCACTATATATATCTAGCACTTACAAGCATTATCGTTTTGTTAACAGATTCAGGCAGCGTTCCGTGAGCCGCGTCTCCCCTGATTGTGTTGGACCCTGCCCAAGACCACCAGCCCATTACTGAGGCTTCCTACGTCAACATTCCAGTCATTGCCTTCTGCAACACTGACTCCCCTCTCAGATTTGTTGATATCGCCATCCCTTGCAACACTAaggtatgttatttattattatttttcattatatttttggacAAAATTAGTATTGGACTGCTTTTATTTAAGTAGttccaacaaaaatattagtttagagaataataaaactaaaagaaaatgaTACCAAGTTACTCTTACAAttttatagtgaaaaaaaaaatatgataactcTGATtgtatgttcaaaatattttatagtttgctttaaaataatattaataaaatctgaaTGTCTAGGTAACTTTGTGAAAACACTGATAAACTGTAGAAGGCcttatataaaagaattttgatTGACTTAAGGTGCAATACTTTCTATAAACACAGTTATTAACTTGGTCAGCTTCTAGTGGCAGTTTAAGTTAGCTTATAGAGGTAAATTCTAGCCTCTTTTtcgaataacattttattgttatattccAGTCATCCCACTCCATTGGTCTTATGTGGGGGATGCTAGCCCGCTGAGGTGCTGAGACTTCACGTGGCGTGCTCGCTCGCGACCAGCGCTGGGACGTAGTGGTTGATCTGTTCTTCTACCGTGACCCTGAAGAAAGCGAGAAGGAGGAACAACAGGCTAAGGAACAGGTTTGTAGTGGCATCTAAAGTGTTTTGATTGATATTTAGATTTGTTTGCGTAACAAAGTATTAATGACACATAAGAATAGTTACAGTTGTTGTAAAAGATTGCTGGatctttttatttgtgtatctGTACGACAAAGTGAAGTAATACATCTGGTATTAAATGAGGTCCCAAAAAAATGTGACCAGCCAACTTGCATTTTCACATTCAGTATTGTCCAAAGTATTGCTTGCATAATATCAGTATCTTTAACTGTAATTATTTCTAGGCTGTGGTGGCGACCAAGGCCGAGGTGCCTCCGCCGGTGCACGAGGACTGGAACGAGACTGTGGAGCCTGTGACGTCGTGGGTGGAGGACgcgcccgccgcccccgccgccgcgcccgctcCCGCCTTCGGAGCGCCCGCCGCGCAGGAAGACTGGGCCGCTCAGGTACGTACTGTTTTCATACACCCACTTCACGTATTCATCTCCATAGAAGTAGGCCAGTGAAAGTGAAACCAGGTCATATATTGTATTTCATCCCCTGTTATGATCGAGAGTGTCCCTGTCGCGATATTCGGtacaatattttactgtttatctTGCTAAGACTGGCTATGTgaaatttcattgtattttctGTGGTGGCTTAAAGCATTCTATAGCTTGGGTATTCAAGATTTATTATGCTGATACTTCTATGAAAATGgtagtcaataaataaaataaaactttaaatttattcctCAAGTGTTATTAAAACTGGTACAACCCCAATGTATCGCAGTGTAACAGCGTTTGGTGTTAAATTTGTACCTAAAGAAAgcattactttgtattttagtaaaaagCGTTTTTTTTGGTTGGTCAAAACAcagaatttcaattttatttgtatgtgattgttgaattaattatatttatttggtgtACAGGTTCCGGACGAATGGAGCACGActgccgcgcccgccgccgccggcaCTCCCTCGTGGGGTGGAAACAACCAGGACTGGAGCGCATCGTAAACTGCGTCGCATTggttaatataatatgacaaaattatattttgttttacttcttACCCTTCAAGAAATAAGCCGTTGAATGCGCGGATGGTTATCAAAATCTTATGgattagcttttgcctgcgggtCTGCCATTGTGTATAAGTTTTCCGGATCTATATTATGTTAGCCTTTagcactcgggagtaatgtagcctcctattagtaaaagaattataaaaattggttCATAGTTCCAGA encodes:
- the LOC115440739 gene encoding LOW QUALITY PROTEIN: 40S ribosomal protein SA (The sequence of the model RefSeq protein was modified relative to this genomic sequence to represent the inferred CDS: deleted 2 bases in 1 codon; substituted 1 base at 1 genomic stop codon); translation: MSGGLDVLALSEEDVTKMLAATTHLGSENVHFQMETYVYKRRADGTHVINLRRTWEKLVLAARAVVAIENPADVFVISSRPFGQRAVLKFAAHTGATPIAGRFTPGAFTNQIQAAFREPRLLIVLDPAQDHQPITEASYVNIPVIAFCNTDSPLRFVDIAIPCNTKSSHSIGLMWGMLARXGAETSRGVLARDQRWDVVVDLFFYRDPEESEKEEQQAKEQAVVATKAEVPPPVHEDWNETVEPVTSWVEDAPAAPAAAPAPAFGAPAAQEDWAAQVPDEWSTTAAPAAAGTPSWGGNNQDWSAS